A genome region from Camelina sativa cultivar DH55 chromosome 10, Cs, whole genome shotgun sequence includes the following:
- the LOC104720036 gene encoding uncharacterized protein LOC104720036 yields METVTPKRPALLDEDDEEDDAVSSSRGRWFDSFSSSLEDSLPIKRGLSNHYIGKSKSFGNLMEAESNAKGLEKAESPLNKKRRLLIANKLRRRRSSSLSSSFSIYSNKNPHSMPLLALQESDLDDIHKYNDHNNDDDSSDDDETSKLKEKRMKMTNTNK; encoded by the exons ATGGAGACAGTAACCCCGAAACGTCCGGCATTATTAG acgaagatgatgaagaagatgacgcCGTTTCGTCATCACGAGGAAGATGGTTTGATTCCTTTTCTTCATCCCTTGAAGATTCTCTTCCGATTAA gAGAGGATTGTCAAATCATTACATAGGGAAATCAAAATCGTTTGGGAATTTAATGGAAGCTGAGAGCAATGCGAAAGGTTTAGAGAAAGCGGAGAGTCCGTTGAACAAGAAGAGGAGATTGCTTATTGCTAATAagctaaggagaagaagatcatcctccttgtcttcttctttcagcATCTACTCCAATAAAAACCCTCATTCCATGCCTTTACTTGCATTGCAAGAATCTGACCTAGACGATATTCACAAATACAATGATCATAATAATGATGATGAcagtagtgatgatgatgaaactagTAAGCTgaaagagaagaggatgaagatgacCAATACTAATAAGTAA